The Vanessa tameamea isolate UH-Manoa-2023 chromosome 20, ilVanTame1 primary haplotype, whole genome shotgun sequence nucleotide sequence gctacttatttttttagtatacttTAGGCGGTATAAATTTAGAATCAGTTTAGTTACAGACTATAATAAGCTgggattatttaatttatttgttaagattCATTTAGTTTAGTTGCATTGATATtgcgttttttatataatttttcatctaaaattactattttgttaaaatttaggATGTAGTATTTGCTTTGGCCCATGCTACTGGCAAAGTGGGAAGATTCACATTGATAGAAAGATGGAGAAATAATGAGCGACTTTTAGCTCCACAGGAATATCCACTAAaggtaaaacaaattatatttatgaaaataacaaaaaagtaataatatcaaaacagtAGTTGCTTAATTTTATTCCTTCAGATTCATAAATTCGGAATATAATGCTTTTAGATCCTGATGAAATGGGGTGAATATTCAAatgatatacaatttatattaagaagatCTGATAACAATAGCAACAACCAAAAACCTTTACAATCTACTCATAATTCTAGATCACCAATAGGAAATGGGtttgtacattaaaaaataattgagagTGTTATCTAATTAatgctaatatattaaatattgtatacgttattataaagatattaaaaagtcatttaacaaagtttctattgaaatatgtagttataaaaatcatttcataacattaaccaacaaatgaaattatgtatgttaaagAACCATTATTTGTATCTGttgtaatttcaataatatttttcttaacaggagtcataatatatcaaatgtgaATGCAGCAGATAAACAAAATTCACCTAATAGGGTGAACACTACCCCTACACTTAACAATGTAAATAACACTTCCCCTGGTAATCCTGTTGGTGTGGTGAAGGGCGTGCAGCAAGCTAAATCTCCCGAATCTAACAGTCCAGTGCTTAAAGATGTCCCACCTTATAGGTAAGAATTCTCAGTGAATACACCCAACACAATAACTTAAtagtatgaaaattaaatataattaaaaatatatgataaatatatatttatatgttatctacagctttttcattaaaatgtcacaaaaaagagttataccaacACTATATCTACATATAGGTTTGCTTTTTTTTACCTATCTAATTGAAATCTAATTCATtccattgaattaaataaaatagaccaggacatatatgtatattgaagtaaataagttatttcAATACACTATAAAATTCTAATAGTCGAAATTCAAGAATAGTTAGGCATTTAAAGTTTATGTACtcaatatactattatataagacTGACTTTATTAACAAATGCTTTCATAGGctgataattttaacatttaacagaGACCCGCCACCGCCATATCGATCACCCCCACCGCCTTCAGCTTTAAGGAAATCCCCAAACCGTACAACACGTAGGACTCCACATATGTCACCAGTTAACTTGTCGGAGCATCCTGAAGAAGAAAGGAGCCCCGAAGCCGTTACTTATAACAGCCAATATAGGGAATTGGTTTCATTAGTAAACTATCAGAGAGAAAAACTATCAAGTCAACAAGTGGATCTTATTAAGGTTATTTCTATTAAGTGTTAAGGTTAAACACTGTTGTAAGTCAGCTTAGCACTATTAATCCCATAATTGCAATTGGCCATGGCTTTATAAGATTACAGGAAAGATTTTAgatgaaagtatttattttaaatatactaatttttcAACTTAATATTATGTCATGAACTTCCATTTCTGCTGTTTTTAATGAAGATGTAAAAatgatgtaagttttttttttaatgctataaaattataagtacattTAGATTGTGTTTTCAGTATGATGCAGAGATTGGTTACTGGGAAAACAAAGGTAGAGAACAGGAACGACAAGTTGAGTTATTGCAACAACAAATAACATCTGCTGATAACCAACTTCGTATCAGCACCGAACAggtaattagaatattttacagGTAATGTTGATTTATCcatatattgttgtataaaagtatgtacatcattgttgaataaaatttttcacaaaaatgtagcattcgtaatttaattatgaatgatatctaatgtgaatatattttgtaattacaaatGACTGTTTTATTGTTCTGAAATAAATTCTCAAactaaaattaagattttttgtgtgtgtgtaaatcTAAACAAGTATAATGTGGATTTCctacttttttattcataaaaatgattcataagccaatttatttttgcttaaattGCTGTTAATGTAGTTTAATTCATTTCTAcacaattataaagttaaaactaCATACTTTAATCAGACGATGACATACTTATATACACATTgatgtaattttgtatatagtaCGTTTTTCTTCTACTAGATTTAATTCTCTAATAAACGTGATATTTACCAGGTACAATCTCTTAACTATGTGGAAGAAGAAAgtgaaattgtaaaacaaaatgaaaaaacacTGAAATCAGAAATAGTGCTGGTCCGATCTAAACTGGCTAATTGTGAAACTGAATTACTGCAGTGTAAAAACAAGGTTCGCAAATTGATGGAGGATATACACAATGAACAACATGTTTTAAATAGCCGACAACAAGAAAATAGGTAACTTTAAAAGTGCATCCAATGCTacctttttactattttatgttaaatagctgtgaagttaaattatatttggattttatttattaaattgtcaatTTAACATCAATGTCAAgttttactattacatttttaaaaatttcctATTAGATTAATGCATACATAATTTTTGAATGTTTATAAATGCACTTATTTCAGACAAGCGTTGGAGAGGTCTATGCTAGCTGAGATGGAAAACCTACAAACTCAAATACAACAAGCAAAACATGCAACTGAAATTAATCACCTTACAGCAGAGAATTTAAAACGAGAGGTAATGTTAAGAATTTTGTTTTcacctaaatatatttctagAAAAATGCTTAATTCCTCTTCACTGATTTCGAATACTACATCCAATCTCAAGAACTGGCCAAAGATCTAGTCCAACCAGTTATTCAGTTTTTGACTGATGGAACATGTTGTTATGTTGTGTATGTTTGCGGcaatataacattttgatattgattcGATTATTGGTACTAATTGATTTGTAGTATTGGATATTAATTTTGTCATTGAATAAAAGACACAGATTTAAACTTCTTTAAATATAGTACTAATAGCAATCCAATATGACTGAAAAGAGCCACTGGCAACTGGTTACAATCttagttctataaaataatgtttaattaaaatgattattttctttgattacaTTGATCACcatgatgtttaaaaataaaaaagcattttcATTAGGTTGGAGTACTGGAGAACGCGATAATGGAGAAGAAGCGTCAAGTAGAGCGCTTAGTCCAAGAAATGAAAGAAGCAAATCTTCAGAGTTTAACAGGCAGTGTTGATGAACTACGACATCCACTTGATGGTATggaatatagttaatattttgatgattatattttaaatacttataagcatcttttaaaacattacttacagttttaatcattaattataataataatattgattataagcaattttattactgttcttttttcatgaataatttatagACATAATAATGTACTGTCAATTATGGTTTTAGGATTGTGCAAGGCTGGAAGTGCTCGTAGAATAATAGGTTCACCAAGACAGCTTGAAAATGCTGCACCAACTAATAAAAATCCTCATGGTGTGTgggtataaaaaaatcaatatcataGTACCTATTTATATGGTCATTTCATTAAGGACATTTGTAAAACAGCATCATCTAAAGTATGTTTGgttatgaaaacaattttgaattcatttttcAAAGTGTGTTCATTGTATTAACAGATTTCTATAGtggtgattttttaattatactgaaaATAGGCAGCTTTCAGCTTGTTTAACATTTAGCATAGAATATAGGTAATTGATGATTTGAATTTtagatgttttaatataatgatgcAATGTATTATTGTACTGCCATAGACTTTTgtgtgaatattaatattaattcgttATTTAACTTTCAGGTTATGTAAGTTATTATTTagtgaataatttattagatttgTGTTCAAATTAGTGTCATATTTAATCATTGTCACAAAGTATGTTATAAGAATTGTGGGTttgtatgttaattatattattaaagtattaattgtATCTTGCCATCTCATAATATAATCAACACAATGATAGTTGCACAGATAAAATTATACTGTGAACTATGAACTACTACgaacatttttactttattgctaGTAATTCttctataataattgaattgaattaataaacactgataaaaatatgatatgtgctaacattgacaaataaaagatttatactatgttagTCACTGATATTCTTTACTCCTTAGATCAGATATAGAAATTGTATAGAACATTTATGTGCACTATCAAGCTACGATTTAGGTGTAGAAGTTGAATATGTCAACAAACTTTAGAGaggcaaatttaaaatgttctacTAGACTTGTATATGGGTTGCATTTAACATTAATGATACAATTTTACAAGTTGTTCTTGACATTTGTATGCATTTGAAGCACTTGTTTTGTAGAAACTAaacaaactaattattataagtaatttgttAATGTTTGAAGTGATCAAAGTGTAGTGCCATGAGTGcagtatatgaaataaatatctttcaggtatcaacaatatatttttcgagttggtactttaaatattattttatacataaaattggtgtaaaactatattatgtatttacaatttttatataatataaacttgtaaGGATCtgtcaaatataatcaaatatcatATGTTCTTGCAATATAGAAATaatgtattgataataataatctagTCGAAAATATAAGCCATTGCAATATGTTATAGACAATTTTCATAGAAGTATGGcctaacaaattaaatatgtacatgcGTAATAGATAAAGTTTAAGGTTAatcctaaattttatttatttatatattgaattattctgTGTACTCTGCATGGTTAATTAAGACAGTTTGTGTATattcatatacaaaatatactgaaTTTAGAagaaaactgtatttttttttaaatttagttctaaTTTGGATACAAaatgagattaaaataaaacaattattaattgaaaatcttatatttaaattgaagaaataaaatgtgttaACTTCAACTGTATTAGAAAACTACTTTCTGTACAGAATTGTTATAATTGCGTACAAACGTGACGctttacaataatagtattatgtcataatatTCTCTTCACATTGAgaacaatattgtaatatatacatattgtttgccagaataagttattaaataaaacgaatcctTTTCAGTCCCCTTTTTTGTAACtggcaataaagtattttattcttcttttacattataaaatctgaataacatattaataatcatcacattataaatacttatgtttGTAAAATAGTCTGCTTGCGGGCATTTGTGAGatgacttaatatatatttctctccattcaatttagattttttaatttagtttgcaATGTGATTATAGAATTTTACTTgtcttttctattatttaataatattttttccttgaaaacaaatctttttttaaatttatataaatcagaGTCATATGATATTTATAGATTTCTATTAATTAAGGTCATTGCAAACTCTCAGAGCCCAAAATAATCACAGTCATCTCACTTTTAATCAAGCAATCGCTATgctttttcttctttttctctGTTATACCGTTCAAGTTCTTTTAGAAATTGTCCTTTAGGTTTCATCACATTTGGACGATCACCACGACACTTTGGACAAAACCATTTCCCTTTCGGCTTTGTTGTGAGAAAGACACAGGAAAAGTGGAACCATTCTATAGGGCAGAGATCATTGTCACAGAGAATCATCTCACCATAAGAAATTTGATCACACAGACAGTAACGGGGCTCATCTGGATCTATTGCATCTGTTTCTTCAGGCGGAGTTTCTGAGCGTTGTGCTGTCTGTCGTGCTTTGCGCTTTTTCTTCTTACCTATACCTGCACCAAAAAAggttgattatattaaaaaaaatcatggcaTCTAAGCAAACTTTTAAACTTCAATAAAACATATGAAATATTGCTTaagcatttttttcaattaaaatagacatagaaaatatataaaacacacagTATAATTCTTATCATCATGAATCAAGACACACAAGACAAAAATGCTATCGCAATATTCTTTTAAAGATATATGGGATTCAATGAAGTTTTTTTGTTTAGGTATACCTTTCTTATGTGTAGTATTGTGTGTATGTCGGTCGTTGTCGCGGTCGCCTGAATCAGCGCCATCAGTCGCAGCTCCTGCTGTCGTTCTTGACCGTCGTGCTCGTTTCGACCAGCGTTCTCCTATTAATAGGTTGTAgagataaattcaaatcaagagaaatattttattggtattatataaagatagagGTAATATAATTCTAAGATGTCTCTTAATAGATGTTTGTTAACTTAAATTTgttgaagtaaataattttgttgccTCTTTTTATTATCTCAcataaatatagaatagaagttattatgaatggtaaaaaatattatgacctttttaataaaaaagtttgtgAATAACTTAAACATACACCACACGGctacacttaaaatattaaaatgtgaaatatataacTTTCTCACCTCCCGTCTTATCTTTATCCGActtatctttttctttttcacCAGATCTCTCAGGTGGAGGGGGTGGAGGTGCATGTGTTTGTTGCACTTGTTGTATGCTTGTGTCTTTATCTGCAGACCGAGACTCTGATGCTTGAGGAGATTCTTCTTTAGCTGTGCCGTTTGTATTCACTTCTAAAgatgaaactaaaaatatatacaatctcATTCAATCttctactttaaatattttggtagAAACATATTTAAGGCAGAAAGCACATAgcaaatactatatatatatgttttttcttctataaatatagttttaaatcgGATAtccttacttaattttttatggtCTGCATCAAGTGATCTCTGTTTGTTATCAATAAGATCTTGAAGCAATTGAACAACTTGAAGTTTTTCATCACCAATTTCTTGGGCTGCAACTAGAGCTGCTTGTAAACGTAATGCAGCTCTTCCACATCTGCGCTCCTCAGTGTTGGGCGCTATACAAACGGCTAAGTGTGTTTCTGCATCACGGAGGCACTCTGATGATAAAAgagaagtaaaattttaaaaatgagtatatCATAGAGATTTCGGGAaagaattggatcattattGCCACAGTAAAATGCAAATGAAAATGGGTTGAGGAGGCTGATGTTGATATCCACAAGGGATCACACACATGATAAAATAacaacttaattataatatcaatttaaatgtagttGTGTAAGAAATaaagctgtaataataataaaaaaaggtaaatatgAAAGGCATTTAGGGGAAGCTTAAAATTGAGATAGTATGGAAATAACAAACTAatctaaactttatttttatttttgtaacttatTTGCTGAGTAATTTAAGGATAGTCGAAAACAATATAGTCATAAttgaatcaaaatatgcttGGCAGATTGTAAAGAAAATAGTACGTCAACATACAAGTAATCAAATTTCAAATGATTTGTTCAAACTAAAACCTGTATTAGAAACTGTTTGTAGATCATAATAGCAAACTTAAAAGtagtaaatgatatatattaccTCTGTAAGTCACGTCTAGTTCTCGCATACGCGATAAATGTCGTTGCAGGTCATTAGGTAGATTTTCAACGCAATCTAAGTAATTTTCAACATAAGTCGCCGAAAGAAGCGCTTCTGTTGAAGTTTGATTTAACATGGCTAAAGAATTCTTACAGCTTTCATGATAGAAATAATGAGAAacgatagaaatataattaactttcaaAGGGAATAACAAGTTACTACAATCCAAAGCCGTCAAACGTTCGTAAACTATTCTAAACCATAGACAAAGTTGTTcagaaacaacaataaaaaaaaatcgtaatttttGTACGATGGTATATTGGTTAGCTTAAAATTTAGTTAATCAAAGTGTTTCAACgataatatcaaattacaaGCATCAGTTaagacaaaattttataaatattttaatttgcgacagtaatacaaaatttaaaataaaatttagtgttaCAATTGTGAAGCTGTTTCTGAACAGATTAAAAAGTTTggaaacacattttattttctttatcactATTTGCAAATCTAaaaattatgagaaaaataaGATTTGATCATTTTCGAAAATCAAtaatctgaaaataatttaattttttgattatttaatatcttagttcataaggttggtggcatattggtGATCTaagaaatgcttaaaattttCTACTGGCAGTGATGATAACTTATCAATAGGTGGCTATTTGTAagctacaaatatattttcacaatagttttaaattagaggtgttttattatttaacagcaTTAAATGACGTTTCCAAATTatcttattactatttaaatcaaatcataaaaattttatacattataaaaatataatcttaatagtACTACTACTTTTACTAGTGTTGCGTAAATTATGATTAGCGTAATAAAGACTTAAGAGAAGAGGTTTTATCGCAATTTATGTTAAGGAGTTCCAAATTTCCATCAACAAAAAACTTCTGGCAATACGAATACAGCTTAGATTTTTATATCTAGATAgagtattgttataaaaaagaactaaaacaattattacctccgtgtgcgtgacagctacgcttgacattCGACAAACATACTACTTaacagaactatcgatagtttgactatcgatagttgacctcgaaaactattcaggatatcgatagttttggactatccaTAGTTTAGGtgaaaagtaatggtttttgcaatactatcgatagtattgctaaTGGGgaactatcgatagactacTATCGTTACTATCGCTAACAcctagtggactatcgatatgcaacattACTATTACCCAGTTGCTTAATAGCCGAGTCACTATACTTgtcttcaaaattttatttactttgttatcTAAACCGTACCGAATGTActgatcaatctcattcgtatcttctccatcctacgtgacattgccGAAATAATCTAatccctgtcggcacaactaaaagccattaaattaagaattgaatTAATAGCCAACTCAAGTTTTatgcgttctcagctttgacagtatttgtacacatataaatacatcAGAGGTATACAGTTTGTGTATATCATATTCTCTAGCGTGCTAAGTGATTTTCAGACTTTTGCGTGTATCGCAATGTGAATTCAATCATCCATTTATCCGTGaagtaaacgtaaaaaaatattatgcctTCTAACCTTCATTCGTTTAAAGTTTTAGTTGAGACTAGCATTGATGCTAATTACGATTacgtatatataacaaaaaaatgaacATTATGCTGTACCTCCACAAAGTTACCCTGGTAAATCCTGTAATGACTTGTGACGGAAAATATGCATGAAACGCATGAAAAGGGAAGAAAATTCGTTCACCCTGTTGACTGAATGGGGGGtaacattaatctttattctGGCAAGAAATGTCAATTTCAAGTCTCGTAGTGTTGTCGTTTTAGAAAATGTCGCTAGagaaatcttatattaaaataattttaaatattttttaacaccaGTGGGGAATAAGCTTACTAAGTGCTGTGTAACAGAAAGTAACTGAAAtgctttcttaaaattaaagaattttaacaaacaaaccATTTCTAAGTGATAttgtatatcattttttaaCTAACAgacttttattacattttttgaatAAGTTATGAATTCTCTTAAGAtcttaacaaaaaacattttttaaattgataacaaGTTGAGGAATAATATTCTTGCAACCATGTCCGTCTTAATCCAGGGTGCAATCTCGTTGATGATGTCAAGTGTTGGACAACCAGTGTATCGTCGCAGAaggtataaaagtatttttttggaCGAAAAGGGGCTGATACATCAGCTTACAGAAACTATAAACATTTGTTCAACAAGTATTTAcatgaaaaagaaaaatgtacttttattgTCGGTTGTCAAGGAAGACGAACAACATTGAGTTTAGGCACAAATTCAACGTTGAAGCACCGCAAGGTTtccctattatatattattgagatTCTTATATTCTTCAgacagatattataatattccaaGATAtctagttaaaaaaatacgaaaacatCGACCATCGAGATTTTTTACAGAAAATCGAAAACTACATACACAAAATTatccatatatattattattataaatgaaggaTGGAAATAGGCTacctttttatacctaaaaaaaCATACGACTGATTCTAATATTAACTAAACCAAAACCATAATTTGGTGGAATTATGGTTTTGGTTATTTTATGATGAATTTGCAGGTTCCctaatttaatctaataaaacTGTTTACTAGTATGAGTAGTTAAAACGTTTGCTTTAATTTCATTAGTGTAACAAGATCGAAACATAGgcatttaaatgaaaaacgaGAAATGTTGTCGATGGGGAAATAACAGTTCCCACATCCAATTGCATCCAATATTCAATTCCTGATTGGGTAAACGGTAATTATGGCACAGAATATAGAAACAGTATAATgagacattataatattatatttctctcCTGAGACAATAATTAGAATAAGCACAACAAAGCATAGTACAGTGGTTTTATGCGATTTATTAT carries:
- the LOC113401584 gene encoding inhibitor of growth protein 2 isoform X2, which codes for MLNQTSTEALLSATYVENYLDCVENLPNDLQRHLSRMRELDVTYRECLRDAETHLAVCIAPNTEERRCGRAALRLQAALVAAQEIGDEKLQVVQLLQDLIDNKQRSLDADHKKLKVNTNGTAKEESPQASESRSADKDTSIQQVQQTHAPPPPPPERSGEKEKDKSDKDKTGGERWSKRARRSRTTAGAATDGADSGDRDNDRHTHNTTHKKGIGKKKKRKARQTAQRSETPPEETDAIDPDEPRYCLCDQISYGEMILCDNDLCPIEWFHFSCVFLTTKPKGKWFCPKCRGDRPNVMKPKGQFLKELERYNREKEEKA
- the LOC113401584 gene encoding inhibitor of growth protein 1 isoform X1; translation: MLNQTSTEALLSATYVENYLDCVENLPNDLQRHLSRMRELDVTYRECLRDAETHLAVCIAPNTEERRCGRAALRLQAALVAAQEIGDEKLQVVQLLQDLIDNKQRSLDADHKKLISSLEVNTNGTAKEESPQASESRSADKDTSIQQVQQTHAPPPPPPERSGEKEKDKSDKDKTGGERWSKRARRSRTTAGAATDGADSGDRDNDRHTHNTTHKKGIGKKKKRKARQTAQRSETPPEETDAIDPDEPRYCLCDQISYGEMILCDNDLCPIEWFHFSCVFLTTKPKGKWFCPKCRGDRPNVMKPKGQFLKELERYNREKEEKA
- the Rassf8 gene encoding ras association domain-containing protein 8 codes for the protein MELKVWVEGIQRIVCGVTETTTCQDVVFALAHATGKVGRFTLIERWRNNERLLAPQEYPLKILMKWGEYSNDIQFILRRSDNNSNNQKPLQSTHNSRSPIGNGSHNISNVNAADKQNSPNRVNTTPTLNNVNNTSPGNPVGVVKGVQQAKSPESNSPVLKDVPPYRDPPPPYRSPPPPSALRKSPNRTTRRTPHMSPVNLSEHPEEERSPEAVTYNSQYRELVSLVNYQREKLSSQQVDLIKYDAEIGYWENKGREQERQVELLQQQITSADNQLRISTEQVQSLNYVEEESEIVKQNEKTLKSEIVLVRSKLANCETELLQCKNKVRKLMEDIHNEQHVLNSRQQENRQALERSMLAEMENLQTQIQQAKHATEINHLTAENLKREVGVLENAIMEKKRQVERLVQEMKEANLQSLTGSVDELRHPLDGLCKAGSARRIIGSPRQLENAAPTNKNPHGVWV